Proteins from a single region of Streptomyces spectabilis:
- the aceB gene encoding malate synthase A produces MAISTLAHGVRVRAPFGDRHDEILTPAALDFVGRLAAAFGERRQELLKERRRQALRLAAGSPLDFPLATAAVRADPTWRVAPPAPGLTDRRVEITGPPERRTAVAALNSGAQVWVADFEDATSPTWDNVVGGQLVLRDVVERRTTLVVRPRGLHLDEAHLEHAGRPVPAALVDFGLYFFHCARPQLAAGHGPYFSLPKLEDRYEARLWNDVFLLAQELLGIPRGTVRATVLIETITAAFEMEEILHELREHAAGLTAGRCDYLFSLLKTFGHRTDFLLPDRAKVTMTAPFMRAYTDLLVRTCHRRGAHAVGGMAAQVPGRDPAAREAALATVRLDKEREAESGFDGSWVAHPGLVSTCRAVFDGVLGERPHQIDRRRDDVAVTAADLLSVRRVSGPPTPEGVRANIAVALRYFAAWLRGEGSVAVDGLLEDTASAEIARTQVWQWLRHQVIDKETVLRLLDDEVAALGGAYPWAPLDEIRALFERTTLSVELPQFFTPDAYARHLVRRTEAGA; encoded by the coding sequence ATGGCCATCAGCACCCTCGCCCATGGCGTCCGCGTCCGCGCGCCCTTCGGCGACCGGCACGACGAGATCCTCACCCCCGCCGCGCTGGACTTCGTCGGCCGTCTCGCCGCCGCGTTCGGCGAGCGGCGACAGGAGCTCCTCAAGGAGCGCCGCCGCCAGGCCCTGCGCCTGGCGGCCGGCTCCCCGCTCGACTTCCCGCTGGCGACCGCCGCCGTCCGCGCCGACCCGACCTGGCGCGTGGCACCGCCCGCCCCCGGCCTCACCGACCGCCGCGTGGAGATCACCGGCCCGCCGGAGCGCCGCACGGCCGTCGCCGCGCTCAACTCCGGTGCACAGGTGTGGGTGGCCGACTTCGAGGACGCCACCTCGCCGACCTGGGACAACGTCGTCGGCGGCCAACTCGTGCTGCGTGACGTCGTCGAGCGGCGCACCACCCTCGTGGTCCGGCCGCGCGGCCTGCATCTGGACGAGGCGCACCTGGAGCACGCGGGCCGGCCCGTGCCCGCCGCGCTCGTCGACTTCGGCCTGTACTTCTTCCACTGCGCGCGGCCGCAGCTCGCCGCGGGCCACGGCCCGTACTTCTCGCTGCCCAAGCTGGAGGACCGCTACGAGGCACGGCTGTGGAACGACGTGTTCCTGCTCGCCCAGGAACTCCTCGGCATTCCCCGGGGGACGGTCCGCGCCACCGTCCTGATCGAGACGATCACCGCCGCGTTCGAGATGGAGGAGATCCTCCACGAACTGCGCGAGCACGCGGCCGGGCTCACCGCGGGCCGCTGCGACTATCTGTTCAGCCTGCTCAAGACGTTCGGCCACCGCACCGACTTCCTGCTGCCCGACCGCGCCAAGGTCACCATGACCGCCCCCTTCATGCGGGCGTACACCGACCTCCTGGTGCGCACCTGCCACCGGCGGGGCGCCCACGCCGTCGGCGGCATGGCGGCCCAGGTGCCGGGCCGGGACCCGGCCGCCCGGGAGGCGGCCCTCGCCACCGTGCGCCTCGACAAGGAGCGGGAGGCCGAGAGCGGCTTCGACGGCTCCTGGGTCGCCCACCCCGGCCTCGTGTCCACGTGCCGCGCGGTGTTCGACGGCGTCCTCGGCGAGCGCCCGCACCAGATCGACCGCAGGCGCGACGACGTGGCGGTCACCGCCGCCGACCTCCTTTCGGTGCGGCGCGTCAGCGGCCCGCCCACGCCGGAGGGCGTGCGCGCCAACATCGCCGTCGCGCTGCGCTACTTCGCCGCCTGGCTGCGCGGCGAGGGCTCCGTGGCCGTGGACGGCCTCCTGGAGGACACGGCCAGCGCCGAGATCGCCCGGACCCAGGTCTGGCAGTGGCTGCGGCACCAGGTGATCGACAAGGAGACGGTCCTGAGGCTGCTCGACGACGAGGTCGCGGCGCTCGGCGGCGCGTACCCGTGGGCGCCCCTCGACGAGATCCGCGCGCTCTTCGAACGGACCACGCTGTCCGTCGAGTTGCCGCAGTTCTTCACTCCGGACGCGTACGCGCGTCACCTGGTGCGACGGACGGAGGCCGGGGCATGA
- a CDS encoding 3-hydroxybutyryl-CoA dehydrogenase: protein MSGGIRRVGVVGGGQMGAGIAEVCARAGLDTVVCEVDAVAARAARDRVAASLDRAVRRGKLERAAAREALDRTVFTGSLEDLADRQLVIEAVVENPDAKTEVFTALDKLVEDPAAVLATNTSSLPITRLGMATGRADRVVGLHFFNPVPVLPLVEVVTSLHTSAATVAAAEDFAARALGKTVIRSQDRAGFVVNALLIPYLLAAVRMAESGFATAADIDAGMELGCAHPMGPLKLADLIGLDTVASIAESLYDEFREPLYAPPPLLQRMVEAGLLGRKSGRGFHVHERDEVGRVG, encoded by the coding sequence ATGAGCGGCGGCATCCGGCGCGTCGGCGTGGTCGGCGGCGGGCAGATGGGCGCGGGCATCGCCGAGGTGTGCGCGCGGGCGGGCCTGGACACGGTGGTCTGCGAGGTGGACGCAGTCGCGGCCCGCGCCGCCCGGGACCGGGTCGCGGCGTCCCTCGACCGCGCGGTGCGGCGCGGCAAGCTGGAGCGCGCGGCGGCGAGGGAGGCGCTCGACCGCACGGTGTTCACCGGCAGTCTGGAGGACCTGGCCGACCGGCAGCTCGTCATCGAGGCCGTGGTGGAGAACCCGGACGCCAAGACCGAGGTCTTCACCGCCCTCGACAAGCTCGTCGAGGATCCGGCCGCCGTCCTCGCCACCAACACCTCCTCCCTGCCGATCACCCGCCTCGGCATGGCGACCGGCCGGGCGGACCGGGTCGTGGGCCTGCACTTCTTCAACCCCGTCCCGGTGCTGCCGCTGGTGGAGGTCGTGACCTCGCTGCACACCTCGGCCGCGACGGTCGCCGCGGCGGAGGACTTCGCGGCCCGCGCGCTCGGCAAGACGGTGATCCGCTCCCAGGACCGGGCGGGCTTCGTCGTCAACGCGCTGCTCATCCCCTATCTGCTGGCCGCGGTCCGGATGGCGGAGTCCGGCTTCGCCACGGCCGCGGACATCGACGCGGGCATGGAGCTGGGCTGCGCCCACCCCATGGGCCCGCTGAAGCTCGCGGACCTGATCGGCCTGGACACCGTCGCGTCGATCGCCGAGTCCCTCTACGACGAGTTCCGGGAGCCGCTGTACGCACCGCCGCCACTGCTCCAGCGCATGGTGGAGGCGGGGCTCCTGGGCCGGAAGTCCGGCCGGGGCTTCCACGTCCACGAGCGGGACGAGGTCGGCCGGGTCGGCTAG
- a CDS encoding nuclear transport factor 2 family protein: MQEETARSAIDTFISAFNASHDSYVTTLLAQALTSDVVFWGPLGRSEGIEAVERFVLDIRRHPAGTGTMVRCSAVDMPDEWARYEWVFTTPDEGPRLAGTDVVHLRRSLIDQIIVFAGEIKPT; the protein is encoded by the coding sequence ATGCAGGAAGAGACCGCGCGATCCGCGATCGACACGTTCATCTCCGCCTTCAACGCCTCGCACGACAGCTACGTGACCACGCTGCTCGCCCAGGCCCTGACCTCGGACGTGGTCTTCTGGGGGCCGTTGGGCCGCAGCGAGGGGATCGAGGCGGTCGAGCGGTTCGTCCTCGACATCCGGCGGCACCCGGCGGGGACCGGCACGATGGTGCGCTGCTCCGCGGTGGACATGCCGGATGAATGGGCCCGGTACGAGTGGGTCTTCACCACGCCGGACGAAGGCCCACGCCTCGCGGGCACGGACGTCGTGCACCTCCGCCGCAGCCTCATCGACCAGATCATCGTCTTCGCGGGCGAGATCAAGCCGACCTAG
- a CDS encoding aminotransferase class IV family protein codes for MTSFATHIDGRPATAEELAPLAFAGFAHFTAAQVRDGRVRGLDLHLRRLRLASEELFGRALPDDRVRALLRAAIEDGPQDHSLTATVYSRAGEFTAAGTDTEPAVLVRTGPASSGPEGPLSLATVEHERDLPAVKHVGEVAKTRLLRQAVARGFDDAAFVDRRGRLSEATIWNLAFWDGSAVVWPVADVLAGTTMSIVRRQLDRLGVPQHEREVTPADLPTLSGAVVMNSWTPGIPVHRIGSTPLPEAPPFLDLLHKAYEAEPLVRP; via the coding sequence ATGACCTCTTTCGCCACTCACATCGACGGCCGCCCGGCCACCGCCGAAGAGCTGGCGCCGCTCGCCTTCGCGGGCTTCGCCCACTTCACCGCCGCGCAGGTGCGCGACGGCCGGGTGCGCGGACTCGACCTCCACCTACGACGGCTGCGGCTCGCCTCCGAGGAACTGTTCGGCCGCGCGCTGCCCGACGACCGGGTGCGTGCCCTGCTGCGGGCGGCGATCGAGGACGGGCCGCAGGACCACTCGCTGACGGCGACGGTGTACTCGCGGGCGGGCGAGTTCACCGCCGCCGGGACGGACACGGAGCCCGCCGTCCTCGTCCGTACCGGACCGGCGTCCTCGGGCCCCGAGGGCCCGCTGTCCCTCGCCACCGTCGAGCACGAGCGGGACCTCCCCGCCGTGAAGCACGTGGGCGAGGTGGCCAAGACGCGCCTCCTGCGGCAGGCCGTCGCGCGGGGCTTCGACGACGCCGCCTTCGTCGACCGCCGGGGGCGGCTCAGCGAGGCGACCATCTGGAACCTGGCGTTCTGGGACGGCTCCGCCGTGGTCTGGCCCGTCGCCGACGTCCTCGCGGGCACCACCATGAGCATCGTCCGGCGCCAACTGGACCGCCTCGGCGTCCCCCAGCACGAGCGGGAGGTCACCCCCGCCGACCTGCCGACGCTCTCCGGGGCCGTCGTCATGAACTCCTGGACACCCGGCATCCCGGTCCACCGCATCGGCTCCACCCCGCTCCCCGAGGCCCCGCCCTTCCTGGACCTGCTGCACAAGGCGTACGAGGCGGAACCGCTGGTGCGTCCCTAG
- a CDS encoding MerR family transcriptional regulator, protein MLIGELSRRTGVSTRLLRYYEAQGLLEAERGPNGYREYAEDAVVTVRKVRALLNAGLTTEVIRVVLPCTRGEQQPGFDWCADLRALLDRELAAMDKRIDGLQRSRGALAGYLEQP, encoded by the coding sequence ATGCTGATCGGGGAGTTGTCCCGGCGTACCGGGGTCAGCACGAGGCTGTTGCGGTACTACGAGGCCCAGGGCCTCCTTGAGGCGGAGCGTGGCCCGAACGGCTACCGCGAGTACGCCGAGGACGCGGTGGTGACCGTGCGCAAGGTGCGGGCCCTGCTGAACGCGGGCCTGACCACCGAGGTCATCCGCGTGGTGCTGCCCTGCACCCGGGGCGAGCAGCAGCCCGGCTTCGACTGGTGCGCGGACCTGCGGGCGCTCCTCGACCGGGAGCTGGCGGCCATGGACAAGCGCATCGACGGCCTCCAACGCAGCCGCGGCGCGCTGGCGGGCTACTTGGAGCAGCCCTGA
- a CDS encoding serine hydrolase domain-containing protein has protein sequence MSQQELAEAVEARATEFGVPGMSVGILVDGQEIFASHGVTSLADPTPVDEKTLFHLASVSKTFTATALMRLVAEGKVDLDAPVRRYVPELRLADEEAVERITVLNLLNHTAGLDWNLIDDGRGDRSLAGLVAKLHELPLIAPPGTRASYSQAGYNLVGRIIEKVTDLPFEQAVASLVLEPVGLSDTVYGLAEVMVRKFAVGYNRGDDGALEPARPWGAFKEGARADNPGGGLASSASDLLRWARFLLGDGKGVLPAEALHRMRERTVELRSSSLGDGFGICWFLHDLDGVQGIGHGGSGTGQFAELLIVPERNFAVVALSNVGPDGYTCNQSVLKWALRRYLGVVEKEPEPVPYDEALARQVTGRYDIDAMNVDIATDGTRLTLAVEIKPEIREASDEEMPPGYPPATIAFLPGDGDEYLVLEGGLKGERGYFSRDPHGTVTGIDLGGRLFGRVRRDS, from the coding sequence ATGTCGCAGCAGGAGCTGGCGGAAGCGGTCGAGGCGCGGGCCACGGAGTTCGGGGTTCCCGGGATGTCCGTGGGGATCCTGGTGGACGGTCAGGAGATCTTCGCGTCGCACGGCGTGACGAGCCTCGCCGACCCGACGCCGGTCGACGAGAAGACGCTGTTCCACCTGGCGTCGGTGTCCAAGACGTTCACCGCGACCGCGCTGATGCGCCTGGTGGCCGAGGGGAAGGTCGACCTGGACGCGCCGGTGCGGCGCTACGTCCCCGAACTGCGGCTCGCCGACGAGGAGGCGGTGGAGCGGATCACCGTCCTGAACCTGCTCAACCACACCGCGGGCCTGGACTGGAACCTGATCGACGACGGCCGGGGCGACCGCTCCCTCGCCGGGCTCGTGGCGAAGCTGCACGAGCTGCCGCTGATCGCGCCGCCCGGCACCCGCGCCTCGTACAGCCAGGCCGGGTACAACCTGGTCGGGCGGATCATCGAGAAGGTCACGGACCTTCCCTTCGAGCAGGCCGTGGCCTCGCTGGTCCTGGAGCCGGTGGGCCTGTCGGACACCGTGTACGGACTGGCCGAGGTGATGGTCCGCAAGTTCGCGGTGGGCTACAACCGCGGCGACGACGGGGCGTTGGAGCCGGCCCGGCCGTGGGGAGCCTTCAAGGAGGGCGCGCGGGCCGACAACCCCGGCGGCGGCCTCGCCTCGTCGGCGAGCGACCTGCTGCGCTGGGCGCGGTTCCTACTCGGCGACGGCAAGGGCGTGTTGCCCGCCGAGGCGCTGCACCGCATGCGGGAGCGGACGGTGGAGCTGCGCTCCAGCTCGCTCGGCGACGGCTTCGGCATCTGCTGGTTCCTGCACGACCTGGACGGCGTCCAGGGCATCGGCCACGGCGGCTCGGGCACCGGCCAGTTCGCCGAACTGCTCATCGTCCCGGAGCGGAACTTCGCGGTGGTCGCCCTGTCGAACGTCGGCCCGGACGGCTACACCTGCAACCAGTCCGTGCTGAAGTGGGCCCTTCGGCGCTACCTCGGCGTCGTCGAGAAGGAGCCGGAGCCGGTCCCGTACGACGAGGCGCTGGCTCGGCAGGTCACCGGCCGCTACGACATCGACGCCATGAACGTCGACATCGCCACCGACGGCACCCGCCTCACCCTGGCCGTCGAGATCAAGCCGGAGATCCGCGAGGCCTCGGACGAGGAGATGCCCCCCGGCTACCCGCCCGCGACCATCGCCTTCCTGCCCGGCGACGGCGACGAGTACCTCGTCCTGGAAGGCGGCCTCAAGGGCGAGCGCGGCTACTTCTCCCGCGACCCCCACGGCACGGTCACCGGCATCGACCTCGGCGGCCGCCTCTTCGGCCGGGTGCGGCGGGACTCCTGA
- a CDS encoding TetR/AcrR family transcriptional regulator C-terminal domain-containing protein, translating to MVRDTLTADRIVRAAIELLDEEGLDGLNMRSLAARLGSAATAVYWHIKTKDELVRLASDAVWLEVERPDLDATDWRTAAAAQATAMHAMLTRHPWLGQAFGSHLMHGPGQARFDDLSLAVYEKAGFTPADADRAAATVFIFVLGSALGPAAEVSLKRRLGKNGADAEQRMADAMAQAAEVAEAYPRLRARLGTVSAAQYTAAPDDSFAFGLRAILDGFEARLAAEE from the coding sequence ATGGTGCGAGACACGCTCACCGCAGACCGGATCGTCCGTGCGGCCATCGAGCTCCTTGACGAGGAGGGCCTCGACGGCCTGAACATGCGCAGCCTGGCCGCCCGGCTAGGCTCGGCCGCCACCGCCGTCTACTGGCACATCAAGACCAAGGACGAGCTGGTCCGGCTCGCCAGCGACGCGGTCTGGCTGGAGGTCGAGCGGCCGGACCTCGACGCCACGGACTGGCGCACGGCCGCCGCCGCCCAGGCCACCGCCATGCACGCGATGCTCACCCGGCACCCCTGGCTGGGCCAGGCGTTCGGCAGCCACCTCATGCACGGCCCGGGCCAGGCGCGCTTCGACGACCTCAGCCTCGCCGTCTACGAGAAGGCGGGCTTCACCCCCGCCGACGCGGACCGGGCCGCCGCCACGGTGTTCATCTTCGTCCTCGGCAGCGCGCTCGGGCCCGCCGCGGAGGTCTCCCTGAAGCGCCGCCTCGGCAAGAACGGGGCCGACGCCGAGCAGCGGATGGCCGACGCCATGGCCCAGGCCGCCGAAGTCGCCGAGGCCTACCCGCGCCTGCGCGCACGCCTCGGCACCGTCTCCGCCGCGCAGTACACCGCCGCGCCCGATGACAGCTTCGCGTTCGGCCTCCGCGCCATCCTGGACGGCTTCGAGGCCCGCCTCGCCGCGGAGGAGTAA